From bacterium, a single genomic window includes:
- a CDS encoding L-glutamate gamma-semialdehyde dehydrogenase — MMTLPEFRNEALTEFSTAPGRKAMDAALLAVGAQLGREFPLLIGGMPVRTGETFRSFNPSAADQVVAVVHQAGPRDVAAAVEAALRAYESWRWVPAEERAALMMRAANILRRRRMEASAWMVYEVGKNWAEADGDVAEAIDFAEYYAREILRYGPGRPLPPAAGEMSEYQYIPIGVVAVISPWNFPVAIPAGMAFGAIVSGNTVIMKPASDSAATAYLIAEALSEAGLPPGVMNLIAGPGSAVGEALVTHPKVRMIAFTGSREVGTSMFALAARTPPDQIWLKRIIAEMGGKNAIIVDDDATLDDAVTGVVASGYGYQGQKCSAGSRVVVTPKVYHDVVEMIADRVRRLEVGPAPENYPAGPVINARAEQKVLEYIEVGKREGRLVAGGRRAREGGHYVAPTVFIDVSPTARIAQEEIFGPVVAAIPARDFDDAIRIANGTAFGLTGSVYSLNPEKLAKARREFMCGNLYLNRKSTGALVGSHPFGGFNMSGTDSKAGGPDYLLNFLQPKVVAHKYR, encoded by the coding sequence ATGATGACGCTTCCAGAGTTCCGCAATGAGGCCCTCACCGAGTTCTCGACGGCCCCCGGCCGGAAGGCGATGGACGCGGCGCTCCTCGCGGTGGGCGCCCAGCTCGGGCGCGAGTTCCCCCTCTTGATCGGCGGCATGCCGGTCCGGACGGGGGAGACGTTCCGGTCCTTCAACCCGTCGGCGGCCGACCAGGTCGTGGCCGTGGTCCACCAGGCCGGGCCGCGCGACGTGGCCGCCGCCGTCGAGGCGGCGCTCCGCGCCTACGAATCGTGGCGGTGGGTGCCGGCAGAGGAGCGGGCCGCCTTGATGATGCGCGCGGCGAACATCCTGCGGCGCCGTCGCATGGAAGCCTCGGCCTGGATGGTCTACGAGGTCGGCAAGAACTGGGCGGAGGCCGACGGGGATGTTGCCGAGGCGATCGATTTCGCAGAGTATTACGCGCGGGAGATCCTGAGATACGGCCCCGGCCGGCCGCTGCCTCCGGCGGCCGGAGAGATGAGCGAATACCAGTACATTCCCATCGGGGTCGTCGCGGTCATCTCCCCCTGGAACTTCCCCGTGGCCATCCCTGCGGGGATGGCGTTTGGGGCGATCGTGTCCGGCAACACCGTGATTATGAAACCCGCCAGCGACTCCGCCGCGACCGCGTACTTGATCGCGGAGGCGCTCAGCGAGGCGGGCCTGCCTCCCGGAGTGATGAACCTGATAGCCGGCCCCGGCAGCGCGGTCGGAGAGGCCCTGGTCACCCACCCGAAAGTGCGCATGATCGCGTTCACCGGGTCGCGCGAGGTCGGCACATCGATGTTCGCGCTGGCGGCTCGGACGCCCCCCGACCAGATCTGGCTGAAGCGCATCATCGCGGAGATGGGCGGGAAGAACGCGATCATCGTCGACGACGACGCGACGCTCGACGACGCGGTGACGGGAGTCGTGGCGTCGGGGTACGGCTATCAGGGGCAGAAGTGCTCCGCGGGATCCCGAGTCGTGGTGACGCCCAAAGTCTATCACGACGTCGTCGAGATGATCGCCGATCGCGTCCGGCGGCTCGAGGTGGGCCCGGCTCCGGAGAACTATCCGGCGGGCCCCGTCATCAACGCCCGCGCCGAGCAGAAGGTGCTCGAGTATATCGAGGTCGGGAAGCGCGAAGGGCGGCTCGTCGCCGGCGGCCGGCGCGCGCGCGAGGGCGGCCACTACGTCGCGCCGACGGTGTTCATCGACGTGTCCCCAACGGCGCGCATCGCCCAGGAGGAAATCTTCGGCCCGGTCGTTGCCGCGATCCCCGCGCGCGATTTCGATGACGCGATCCGGATCGCCAACGGGACGGCGTTCGGCCTGACCGGGTCGGTGTACTCCCTCAACCCGGAAAAACTGGCGAAGGCCCGGCGTGAGTTCATGTGCGGGAATCTCTACCTCAACCGGAAGAGCACCGGGGCGCTCGTGGGGAGCCATCCGTTCGGGGGCTTCAACATGTCGGGGACCGACAGCAAGGCTGGCGGGCCGGATTACCTGCTGAATTTTCTCCAACCCAAAGTGGTGGCTCACAAGTACCGGTAG
- a CDS encoding ATP-binding protein translates to MRRHFFRRAVLFFATVVILTVGLSGLLLWGAVSLLGILHVPAGWAAFGLTTLAVMLLFVLVATALIARAFRRMAAPIEDLMAALGRVADGDYATRARERGPQEVRTLTRAFNTMAERLQRQEEQRRSLLMDISHELRTPLAVLQGNLEGMLDGVYPRDEAHLSLILEETQILARLIDDLRTFSLAESLGLNLVKTMSDLAELARDAIASFRAQAEAAGVTLRLDAEPDLPIVDVDPERIRQVLNNLLSNGLRYTPAGGTVRVRLAADSRQVVVSVEDTGTGITAEALPHIFDRFSKSKDSRGTGLGLAIAKSLIEAHEGEISAQSVRGEGTAIRFTLPR, encoded by the coding sequence ATGCGCCGCCATTTCTTCCGCCGCGCCGTACTGTTCTTTGCCACGGTCGTCATCTTGACGGTGGGGCTGTCCGGGCTCCTTTTGTGGGGCGCGGTGAGCCTGCTCGGCATCCTCCACGTACCGGCGGGCTGGGCCGCGTTCGGCCTGACCACGCTCGCGGTGATGCTCCTGTTCGTACTGGTGGCCACCGCGTTGATAGCCCGAGCGTTCCGCCGGATGGCCGCCCCGATTGAGGATTTGATGGCCGCGCTGGGTCGGGTCGCCGACGGCGACTACGCCACACGCGCCCGGGAACGCGGGCCTCAAGAGGTCCGGACCCTGACGCGGGCGTTCAACACGATGGCGGAGCGGCTGCAACGCCAGGAGGAACAGCGCCGCAGCCTGTTAATGGATATCTCGCACGAGCTCCGGACGCCGCTCGCCGTACTCCAGGGGAATCTGGAAGGCATGCTCGACGGGGTGTATCCGCGCGACGAAGCGCACCTGTCGTTGATCCTGGAGGAGACGCAGATCCTGGCGCGGCTGATCGACGACCTGCGGACGTTTTCCCTCGCCGAGAGCCTCGGGCTGAACTTGGTCAAGACGATGAGCGATCTGGCGGAGCTCGCAAGAGATGCGATCGCCTCGTTCCGGGCGCAGGCGGAAGCGGCGGGGGTCACGCTCCGGCTCGACGCCGAGCCCGATCTCCCGATCGTCGACGTCGACCCGGAACGCATCCGCCAAGTGCTCAACAACCTGCTATCGAACGGGCTCCGCTACACGCCGGCCGGCGGGACCGTCCGGGTGCGCTTGGCTGCGGACTCCAGACAGGTGGTCGTGTCCGTCGAAGACACGGGGACCGGCATCACCGCCGAAGCGCTGCCGCACATCTTCGACCGGTTCTCCAAATCCAAGGACTCCCGCGGGACGGGCCTCGGCCTCGCCATCGCCAAGAGCCTGATCGAGGCGCATGAGGGCGAGATCTCGGCTCAGAGCGTCCGCGGCGAAGGAACGGCGATCCGCTTCACGTTGCCCCGCTGA
- a CDS encoding pyridoxal phosphate-dependent aminotransferase: MHISTAARAITPSMTIGMDDRARRLRRQGVDVISFAAGEPDFDTPEVIKRAAERAIQEGFTKYTAPAGIIELRQAVAARLEADYGARYAPEEVVITAGGKPALYYALLAICEPGDEVLVPIPAWVSYIEQVKLAGARPVPVPTEAGEDFQPLPSRIAPLITPRTRAFVLNSPHNPTGAVYSRETLAGIVELSRKHEFILLSDEIYESMVYDGAKHHCVSAVWPEARERVVLLNSMSKTYAMTGWRIGFAAAPAPVATAITDIQGHLAGNPNSIAQRAALAALQEHVDPAEMVAEYDRRRRYIVSRLNALPGVRCATPRGAFYAFPDVRGLLGRPGRPATAAALCEDLLEGAHVAIVPGEAFEAPGFMRLTYATSLSRIEEGLDRIAKAVAARA, from the coding sequence ATGCACATCTCGACGGCTGCCCGCGCGATCACCCCCTCGATGACCATCGGCATGGACGACCGCGCGCGGCGCCTGCGCCGGCAGGGCGTCGACGTGATCAGTTTCGCCGCGGGCGAACCCGACTTCGACACCCCCGAGGTCATCAAGCGGGCGGCGGAGCGGGCGATTCAGGAAGGGTTCACGAAATATACGGCCCCGGCCGGCATCATCGAGCTCCGGCAGGCCGTCGCGGCGCGGCTGGAGGCCGACTACGGCGCCCGGTACGCGCCGGAGGAGGTCGTGATCACCGCCGGTGGTAAACCCGCGCTGTACTACGCGTTGCTGGCGATCTGCGAGCCGGGCGATGAGGTCTTGGTGCCGATCCCGGCGTGGGTGTCGTACATAGAGCAGGTGAAGCTGGCGGGCGCGAGGCCGGTCCCGGTCCCGACCGAGGCCGGGGAGGATTTCCAGCCGCTCCCGTCCCGGATTGCGCCGCTCATCACCCCGCGGACGCGCGCCTTCGTGCTCAACTCTCCGCACAACCCTACGGGCGCTGTCTACAGCCGGGAGACGCTCGCCGGGATTGTGGAGTTGAGCCGCAAGCACGAGTTCATCCTCCTGAGCGATGAGATCTACGAGAGCATGGTGTACGACGGCGCCAAACACCACTGCGTGTCCGCGGTCTGGCCTGAGGCGCGCGAGCGGGTCGTGCTGCTCAACTCGATGTCCAAGACCTATGCGATGACCGGGTGGAGGATCGGGTTCGCCGCGGCGCCCGCGCCCGTGGCCACGGCCATCACGGACATCCAGGGGCACCTGGCGGGCAATCCGAACTCGATCGCGCAGCGGGCGGCGCTGGCCGCGCTCCAAGAGCACGTCGACCCCGCCGAGATGGTCGCCGAGTACGACCGGCGCCGCCGGTACATCGTCTCCCGGCTCAACGCGCTCCCCGGCGTCCGGTGCGCCACCCCGCGGGGCGCCTTTTACGCGTTTCCGGACGTGCGCGGCCTGCTCGGCCGGCCCGGCCGCCCCGCGACCGCGGCGGCGCTGTGCGAGGATCTCCTCGAGGGGGCGCACGTCGCGATCGTGCCGGGAGAGGCGTTCGAAGCCCCAGGCTTCATGCGCCTCACCTATGCGACGTCGCTGTCCCGTATTGAAGAGGGTCTCGACCGGATCGCGAAGGCGGTCGCGGCGCGGGCCTAG
- a CDS encoding response regulator transcription factor encodes MKTILVVDDEPKIVQIARDYLERAGFGVVAAGDGRSVLPMVRSAKPDLIVLDLALPGMDGLDVTRALRRESEIPIIMLTARDDEADRLVGLELGADDYIVKPFSPKELVARVRAVLRRWDGARAGTEVVRAGALVLDVPRMQATIGDRALSLTPTEFQVLAVMARQPGRIFTRGQLLEAVHGIAVESYERAIDSHIKNIRRKLEPDPRHPRYILAVHGIGYKFADE; translated from the coding sequence ATGAAGACGATTCTCGTGGTCGACGACGAGCCCAAGATCGTTCAGATCGCGCGCGATTACCTGGAGCGCGCGGGCTTCGGCGTCGTGGCCGCCGGAGACGGCCGCTCGGTGCTCCCCATGGTCAGGAGCGCCAAGCCGGATCTTATCGTCCTCGATCTGGCCCTACCGGGGATGGACGGCCTTGACGTGACGCGCGCGCTCCGGAGGGAATCCGAGATTCCCATCATCATGCTCACCGCCCGCGACGACGAAGCCGACCGGCTGGTCGGGCTGGAGCTGGGCGCGGATGACTACATCGTCAAACCCTTTAGCCCGAAGGAATTGGTGGCGCGTGTGCGCGCCGTCCTGCGCCGCTGGGATGGCGCGCGCGCGGGGACGGAAGTCGTCCGCGCCGGCGCCCTCGTGCTCGACGTCCCGCGAATGCAGGCAACCATCGGCGATCGGGCGCTCAGCCTCACGCCGACCGAGTTCCAGGTGCTCGCGGTGATGGCGCGCCAGCCCGGCCGGATTTTCACCCGCGGCCAGCTGCTGGAAGCGGTGCACGGCATCGCCGTGGAATCGTACGAGCGGGCGATCGATTCCCACATCAAGAACATCCGGCGCAAGCTCGAGCCCGACCCGCGCCATCCGCGTTACATCCTGGCCGTCCACGGCATCGGCTACAAGTTCGCGGACGAATGA
- a CDS encoding glucose 1-dehydrogenase, giving the protein MVAKTDRVVVVTGGGSGIGRATAEAFARAGDRVVILGRREDRLHAVAEALGPEVTWQRVDVSRRDSIASGVAAIAERFGRIDVLVNNAGFVLGITTETPLAEAERLWDEVVDANLKGAFLMATAAAGHLPRPGGRIINISSIAAFTGGSRPGAVAYAAAKAGLIGLTYALARELSPHGITVNAIAPGFVAGTEFTGQWSEERVRGIVGETPVGRGGRPDDIAAAVLYLASPDASFVTGEVLHVNGGWLFGH; this is encoded by the coding sequence ATGGTCGCCAAAACGGATCGCGTAGTCGTCGTCACCGGTGGGGGCAGCGGCATCGGCCGCGCCACGGCAGAAGCGTTTGCGCGCGCCGGCGACCGGGTCGTCATCCTCGGGCGGCGCGAGGACCGGCTGCACGCTGTCGCCGAGGCACTGGGCCCCGAGGTCACCTGGCAACGGGTCGATGTGAGCCGGCGCGACAGCATCGCCTCCGGCGTCGCCGCGATTGCCGAGCGGTTTGGCCGCATCGACGTCTTGGTCAACAACGCCGGGTTTGTCCTCGGCATCACCACGGAGACCCCGCTTGCCGAAGCGGAGCGTCTATGGGACGAGGTGGTGGACGCCAATCTCAAAGGGGCGTTCCTGATGGCCACGGCGGCTGCCGGGCATCTCCCCCGACCCGGCGGCCGCATCATCAACATCAGCTCCATCGCCGCGTTCACCGGTGGAAGCCGGCCCGGCGCCGTCGCCTACGCCGCAGCCAAGGCCGGTCTCATCGGGCTGACCTATGCGCTCGCGCGCGAACTGAGTCCCCACGGCATCACGGTGAATGCGATCGCGCCGGGCTTTGTCGCCGGCACCGAGTTCACCGGGCAGTGGTCGGAGGAGCGAGTCCGCGGCATCGTAGGCGAGACCCCCGTCGGACGAGGCGGTCGGCCCGACGACATCGCGGCCGCGGTCCTCTACCTGGCCTCTCCCGATGCCTCATTCGTCACGGGCGAGGTGCTGCACGTCAACGGCGGCTGGTTGTTCGGACACTAG